From Draconibacterium halophilum, one genomic window encodes:
- the rpmD gene encoding 50S ribosomal protein L30, translating into MAKLKITQVKSGIGSTKRQKATLESLGLKKLNQPVVHEATPQIVGMANKLSHLLSIEEVK; encoded by the coding sequence ATGGCGAAATTAAAAATAACACAAGTAAAAAGTGGTATCGGTTCAACAAAACGACAAAAAGCAACATTGGAGTCGTTAGGGTTGAAAAAATTAAACCAACCTGTTGTTCACGAAGCTACCCCTCAAATTGTTGGTATGGCTAACAAATTGAGTCATTTACTGTCTATAGAAGAAGTGAAGTAA
- the rplO gene encoding 50S ribosomal protein L15, with the protein MNLSNLQPAEGSTKTTKRIGRGQGTGRGGTSTRGHKGQKSRSGYSRKIGFEGGQMPLQRVVPKMGFKNINRVEYKAINLDVLENIATKNNLTVIDKASLIKAGIVSKNENIKILGGGILTKKLDVKANAFSKSAKEAIEKLEGTTEIL; encoded by the coding sequence ATGAATTTAAGCAACTTACAACCTGCAGAAGGATCGACTAAAACAACAAAACGAATTGGTCGTGGTCAGGGCACAGGCCGTGGCGGCACATCAACTCGTGGTCATAAAGGTCAAAAGTCGCGTTCAGGTTATTCAAGGAAAATCGGTTTCGAAGGTGGTCAAATGCCTTTGCAACGTGTAGTTCCAAAAATGGGATTTAAAAACATCAATCGTGTTGAATACAAAGCGATCAACCTTGATGTATTAGAGAACATTGCTACAAAGAATAACCTGACAGTAATTGACAAAGCATCCTTAATTAAAGCAGGTATCGTGTCGAAAAACGAGAACATTAAAATTCTCGGCGGTGGTATTTTAACTAAAAAATTAGACGTTAAAGCCAACGCATTTTCAAAAAGCGCGAAAGAAGCAATAGAAAAATTAGAAGGAACAACCGAAATACTTTAA
- the rpsH gene encoding 30S ribosomal protein S8 — protein MSKVTDPIADYLTRVRNAIMAKNRVVDIPASNLKKEITKLLKEKGYILNYKFEEGVGVQGNIKIALKYNTETKVSAIKALKRISKPGLRQYCDSASIPRVLNGLGIAIISTSKGVITDKEAREQKVGGEVLCYVY, from the coding sequence ATGAGTAAAGTAACAGATCCAATAGCAGATTATCTGACAAGGGTAAGAAATGCAATTATGGCAAAAAACCGTGTAGTTGACATTCCAGCTTCAAACTTAAAAAAAGAAATAACCAAACTCTTAAAAGAGAAAGGTTACATCTTAAACTACAAATTTGAAGAAGGTGTTGGCGTTCAGGGTAATATTAAAATTGCGTTGAAATACAATACAGAAACAAAAGTATCTGCAATAAAAGCGTTAAAACGCATTAGTAAACCAGGTTTGCGTCAATACTGCGATTCCGCAAGTATTCCACGCGTACTAAATGGTTTAGGCATAGCAATAATCTCTACCTCTAAAGGTGTAATTACCGATAAAGAAGCTCGTGAGCAAAAAGTAGGTGGAGAAGTATTATGTTACGTGTATTAA
- the rpmC gene encoding 50S ribosomal protein L29: protein MKVSEIKEMAINEIVERLQIEKENLVRLRMNHAVSPLENPNKIKETKAAIARLNTILRERELNENQK, encoded by the coding sequence ATGAAAGTAAGTGAAATCAAAGAAATGGCGATCAACGAAATCGTTGAGCGTCTGCAGATTGAAAAAGAAAATCTTGTTCGCCTAAGAATGAATCATGCCGTATCGCCGCTTGAGAATCCTAACAAAATTAAGGAAACTAAAGCAGCCATTGCACGCTTGAATACAATTCTTCGCGAAAGAGAATTAAACGAAAATCAGAAGTAA
- the rplR gene encoding 50S ribosomal protein L18 produces MALTKVQRRARIKSRVRTVVSGTAERPRLSVYRSNKQIYVQVIDDAQGTTLLAVSSSDKGIAGNSGSKSEKAAMVGKAVAEKALAAGITEVVFDRGGNLYHGRVKQLADAAREGGLKF; encoded by the coding sequence ATGGCATTAACAAAAGTTCAAAGGCGAGCAAGAATAAAAAGTCGCGTACGCACAGTTGTTTCCGGCACAGCAGAACGTCCAAGATTAAGTGTTTACAGAAGTAACAAACAAATCTACGTTCAAGTTATCGACGATGCACAAGGAACAACTTTGTTGGCAGTTTCATCTTCAGATAAAGGTATCGCAGGAAACAGCGGATCAAAATCTGAAAAGGCTGCGATGGTTGGTAAAGCAGTTGCTGAAAAAGCACTGGCAGCCGGAATTACTGAAGTTGTATTCGACAGAGGTGGTAATTTATACCACGGAAGAGTAAAACAATTAGCTGACGCTGCCCGCGAAGGTGGCCTTAAATTCTAA
- the rplE gene encoding 50S ribosomal protein L5: MAYVPTLKKKYQEEIIPALKKEYDYSSVMQVPKLEKIILNQGVGAAIADKKLIDVATTEMTMIAGQKAVQTMSKKDISNFKLRKKMPIGVRVTLRRDQMYEFLDRLIAVALPRIRDFKGIESKMDGRGNYTLGVPEQIIFPEIVLDKVSKINGMNVTFVTSAQTDEEGFALLKELGLPFKNVKKN, encoded by the coding sequence ATGGCTTACGTACCAACTCTTAAGAAGAAATATCAGGAAGAAATTATCCCTGCCTTAAAGAAAGAGTATGATTACTCTTCTGTAATGCAGGTTCCGAAATTAGAAAAGATCATCCTTAACCAGGGTGTTGGAGCAGCAATCGCCGACAAAAAACTGATCGACGTAGCAACAACCGAAATGACAATGATAGCCGGCCAGAAAGCCGTACAAACAATGTCAAAAAAGGATATCTCTAATTTCAAATTGAGAAAGAAAATGCCAATTGGCGTGCGTGTTACATTGCGTCGCGACCAAATGTATGAATTCTTAGATCGTTTAATTGCTGTGGCACTGCCACGTATTCGCGACTTTAAAGGTATCGAAAGCAAAATGGACGGTCGTGGAAACTACACACTTGGCGTTCCGGAACAAATAATTTTCCCGGAGATCGTACTTGATAAAGTTAGTAAGATCAACGGAATGAATGTTACCTTTGTCACTTCTGCACAAACCGATGAAGAAGGTTTTGCTTTGTTGAAAGAATTAGGTCTACCATTTAAAAATGTTAAAAAGAACTAG
- a CDS encoding ribosomal protein S5 yields the protein MVGNEDGIVGWGLGKASEVTTAISKGVDAAKKNLVKVPVINGTIPHEQIAKFGGANILLKPASSGTGLKAGGAMRAVLESAGINDVLAKSKGSSNPHNLVKATMTALTELRDAYMVAEHRGVSVEKVFKG from the coding sequence ATCGTTGGAAACGAGGATGGAATTGTAGGTTGGGGCCTTGGAAAAGCAAGTGAAGTAACTACTGCAATTTCAAAAGGTGTTGACGCAGCTAAAAAGAACCTGGTAAAAGTTCCGGTTATTAACGGAACAATACCACACGAACAAATTGCAAAATTTGGGGGAGCTAACATCCTGTTAAAACCTGCTTCATCGGGTACTGGTCTTAAGGCTGGTGGTGCGATGCGTGCAGTACTGGAAAGTGCCGGTATTAATGACGTTTTGGCGAAGTCAAAAGGTTCATCAAATCCGCACAACCTGGTAAAAGCTACAATGACTGCTTTAACCGAGTTAAGGGATGCTTATATGGTGGCAGAACACAGAGGTGTATCAGTGGAAAAAGTTTTTAAAGGATAA
- the secY gene encoding preprotein translocase subunit SecY, producing the protein MKRFIETLKNIYKIEDLRFRIGTTMFFLLIYRLGSFVSLPGIDPAQLQNLQNQTSDGLLGLINMFSGGAFAQASVFALGIMPYISASIVIQLMGIAVPYFQRLQKEGESGRRKINQITRYLTVLILIPQASAYLTNLHMQLPDSAFAMQGIWFNAPSIVILTAGSMFVLWLGERITDKGIGNGISLIIMIGIIARLPMAVVQEFGARVTGGGLVMFLVEFVILFVVFMASIALVQGTRRIPVQYAKRIVGNKQYGGVRQYIPLKVNAAGVMPIIFAQAIMMVPITIVGVANSENLRGVAAALSNITGFWYNLTQFLLVVAFTYFYTAITINPTQMAEDMKKNGGFIPGVKPGKKTVEFLDAVMSRITLPGSIFLGLVTIMPAFAMMIGISQSFALFYGGTSLLILVGVVLDTLQQIESHLLMRHYDGLMQSGRIKGRPGLGGM; encoded by the coding sequence ATGAAACGATTTATAGAGACCCTAAAGAATATTTATAAGATTGAAGATCTAAGGTTCAGAATTGGAACAACAATGTTTTTCCTGTTAATTTACAGGTTAGGTTCGTTTGTTTCGCTTCCGGGAATTGATCCGGCTCAGTTACAAAACCTGCAAAATCAGACTTCTGATGGATTGTTGGGATTGATTAACATGTTTTCGGGTGGTGCATTTGCACAGGCTTCAGTCTTTGCTTTAGGAATTATGCCGTATATTTCTGCCTCAATTGTTATCCAGTTAATGGGTATCGCAGTTCCCTATTTCCAGAGGTTGCAGAAAGAGGGAGAGTCAGGAAGAAGGAAAATTAATCAGATTACACGTTATTTAACCGTGTTAATTCTGATTCCACAAGCATCGGCATATCTAACCAATCTACACATGCAGTTACCCGATTCGGCTTTCGCAATGCAAGGAATATGGTTTAACGCCCCTTCTATTGTGATTTTAACAGCTGGGTCAATGTTTGTATTATGGTTGGGAGAACGTATTACCGATAAAGGAATTGGTAATGGTATCTCACTAATCATTATGATTGGTATTATTGCTCGTTTACCAATGGCCGTGGTTCAAGAATTTGGAGCACGTGTTACTGGTGGAGGTTTAGTAATGTTCCTGGTAGAGTTTGTTATTCTGTTCGTCGTGTTTATGGCATCAATTGCCCTGGTACAGGGAACCCGTAGGATTCCGGTTCAGTATGCGAAACGAATTGTTGGTAACAAACAATATGGCGGAGTACGTCAGTACATCCCTCTGAAAGTTAATGCCGCAGGTGTAATGCCTATCATTTTTGCGCAAGCAATTATGATGGTGCCTATTACCATTGTTGGTGTTGCTAATTCTGAAAATCTGCGTGGTGTGGCGGCTGCCTTATCAAACATCACTGGATTTTGGTATAATTTAACACAATTTTTATTAGTGGTAGCTTTTACGTATTTTTACACAGCTATTACTATTAACCCAACGCAAATGGCAGAAGACATGAAGAAAAACGGAGGTTTTATACCGGGTGTTAAGCCAGGAAAGAAAACTGTAGAATTTCTTGATGCCGTTATGTCGCGTATAACCTTACCGGGTTCCATTTTCTTAGGACTGGTAACAATTATGCCGGCATTTGCTATGATGATTGGGATTAGCCAGTCGTTTGCCCTGTTTTATGGGGGTACATCGCTGTTAATCCTTGTTGGTGTAGTGTTAGATACCCTGCAGCAGATTGAAAGTCACCTCTTGATGCGCCATTACGACGGCTTGATGCAATCAGGCCGAATTAAGGGACGTCCGGGGCTTGGAGGAATGTAA
- the rpsM gene encoding 30S ribosomal protein S13: MARIVGVDIPSNKRGEVALTYIYGIGRSRAVTILEKAGVKSNVKVQDWKDEDLAAVREVIGDSFKVEGELRSEVQMNIKRLMDIGCYRGIRHRIGLPVRGQSTKNNARTRKGKRKTVANKKMATK; encoded by the coding sequence ATGGCACGTATAGTAGGTGTTGATATTCCAAGTAATAAAAGAGGTGAGGTTGCACTTACCTATATTTATGGTATTGGCCGCAGCAGGGCTGTCACAATCCTTGAAAAAGCAGGTGTAAAAAGTAACGTAAAAGTTCAGGATTGGAAGGACGAAGATTTAGCAGCTGTACGTGAAGTTATCGGTGATAGCTTCAAAGTAGAAGGTGAGCTAAGATCAGAAGTTCAGATGAACATTAAACGTTTAATGGATATTGGTTGTTACCGTGGTATTCGTCATCGTATCGGTTTGCCGGTTCGCGGACAAAGCACAAAAAACAACGCACGTACCCGTAAAGGTAAACGTAAAACTGTTGCGAATAAAAAAATGGCCACTAAATAA
- the rpsK gene encoding 30S ribosomal protein S11: MAKKTGSSRKRTVVVEANGMAHIHSSFNNIIVTLTNMNGEVISWSSAGKKGFRGSKKNTPYAAQVASEECSKTAYDLGLRKVKVYVKGPGNGRESAIRAMATIGIQVTEIVDVTPLPHNGCRPPKRRRV; the protein is encoded by the coding sequence ATGGCAAAAAAAACAGGATCAAGTAGAAAGAGAACTGTGGTTGTGGAAGCCAATGGTATGGCTCATATCCACTCGTCTTTCAACAATATTATTGTTACGCTGACAAACATGAACGGAGAGGTTATCTCTTGGTCGTCAGCTGGAAAAAAAGGATTCCGTGGTTCGAAAAAGAATACTCCTTATGCGGCTCAGGTAGCTTCAGAAGAATGTTCTAAAACTGCTTATGACCTTGGACTGCGTAAAGTTAAGGTATATGTTAAAGGGCCTGGTAACGGTCGTGAATCTGCAATTAGGGCAATGGCTACCATTGGTATCCAGGTTACTGAAATTGTTGATGTAACACCGCTTCCGCACAACGGTTGCAGGCCACCTAAAAGACGTAGGGTTTAA
- the rplP gene encoding 50S ribosomal protein L16, which yields MLQPKKVKFRRVQKGRMKGNAQRGNQLAFGSFGIKSLEESWITGRQIEAARVAVTRHMQRRGQIWIRIFPDKPITKKPAEVRMGKGKGAPEGFVAPIAPGRIIIEADGVPLGMAKEALRLAAQKLPVKTKFMVRRDYVEE from the coding sequence ATGTTACAGCCAAAAAAAGTAAAATTTAGAAGAGTACAAAAGGGCCGAATGAAAGGTAACGCACAACGCGGAAACCAATTGGCATTTGGTTCATTTGGAATAAAGTCGTTGGAAGAGTCGTGGATTACCGGTAGGCAAATTGAAGCTGCCAGGGTTGCGGTAACACGTCACATGCAACGTCGTGGACAAATTTGGATCCGAATATTCCCCGATAAACCGATTACCAAAAAGCCAGCCGAAGTAAGGATGGGTAAAGGTAAAGGTGCTCCTGAAGGATTTGTTGCTCCGATAGCTCCGGGCCGTATTATTATTGAAGCTGATGGTGTTCCGTTAGGAATGGCTAAAGAAGCTTTAAGACTAGCAGCTCAGAAACTACCGGTAAAAACAAAGTTTATGGTTAGACGTGATTATGTTGAAGAATAA
- the rpsC gene encoding 30S ribosomal protein S3, with amino-acid sequence MGQKVNPIANRLGFIKGWDSNWFGGDNYGDKLVEDQKIRKYLNARLAKASISRIVIERTLKLITITVHTSRPGIIIGKGGQEVDKLKEELKNITKKEVQINIFEIKRPELDAKIVANNIARQLEGKIAYRRAVKMSIASTMRMGAEGIKILVSGRLNGAEMARAEMYKDGRTPLHTLRADIDYALAEALTKTGLIGIKVWICKGMVYGNRDLSPNLGQKSGRGGNRGGGNRNRRRK; translated from the coding sequence ATGGGACAAAAAGTAAATCCGATAGCAAATCGTTTGGGTTTCATCAAAGGATGGGATTCAAACTGGTTCGGTGGTGATAATTACGGCGATAAGCTGGTTGAAGACCAAAAGATCAGGAAATACCTGAACGCTCGTTTGGCCAAAGCCAGCATCTCAAGAATCGTTATAGAACGTACCTTGAAGCTGATCACCATAACCGTTCATACTTCGCGACCAGGTATTATTATTGGTAAAGGAGGTCAGGAAGTTGACAAACTGAAAGAAGAATTAAAAAACATTACCAAAAAAGAGGTTCAAATCAACATTTTCGAGATCAAACGTCCTGAACTGGACGCTAAGATCGTTGCAAATAACATCGCACGTCAGCTTGAGGGTAAGATTGCTTACCGTAGAGCTGTTAAAATGTCCATCGCTTCAACCATGAGAATGGGAGCCGAAGGAATCAAGATTTTGGTTTCGGGTAGGTTAAACGGAGCAGAAATGGCACGTGCCGAGATGTATAAAGACGGCCGTACTCCGCTACATACTTTGCGTGCAGATATTGACTACGCATTGGCAGAAGCATTAACAAAAACCGGACTTATTGGAATTAAAGTTTGGATTTGTAAGGGTATGGTATATGGAAATCGCGACCTTTCTCCTAACCTCGGACAAAAGTCCGGACGTGGTGGAAACAGAGGTGGTGGTAACCGCAACCGTCGTAGAAAATAG
- the rpsQ gene encoding 30S ribosomal protein S17, whose translation MENKVRNLRKERVGVVVSDKMDKSIVVAEKRKEKHPIYGKFVNKTTKFHVHDEKNDCNIGDTVRIMETRPLSKTKCWRVVEIIERAK comes from the coding sequence ATGGAAAATAAAGTAAGAAATCTCAGAAAGGAGAGAGTCGGGGTCGTTGTTAGTGATAAAATGGACAAATCGATTGTGGTTGCTGAAAAACGCAAGGAAAAGCACCCGATCTATGGTAAGTTCGTTAACAAAACTACCAAGTTTCATGTCCACGATGAGAAAAATGATTGCAACATTGGCGATACAGTAAGGATTATGGAAACTCGTCCTTTAAGTAAAACCAAGTGTTGGAGAGTAGTTGAAATAATTGAAAGAGCTAAGTAA
- the rpsN gene encoding 30S ribosomal protein S14, giving the protein MAKESMKAREVKRAKLVEKYAEKRAKLKAEGDWEGLQKLPKNSSRVRLHNRCKLSGRPKGYMRQFGISRIDFREMASNGLIPGVKKASW; this is encoded by the coding sequence ATGGCTAAAGAATCAATGAAGGCACGCGAAGTGAAACGTGCAAAATTAGTTGAGAAATACGCCGAAAAACGTGCCAAGCTGAAAGCTGAAGGCGATTGGGAAGGTTTGCAAAAACTACCTAAAAATTCGTCGAGAGTACGTTTGCACAATCGTTGTAAACTAAGCGGACGTCCGAAAGGATATATGCGCCAATTCGGTATCAGCAGGATTGATTTTAGGGAAATGGCCTCAAACGGCTTAATTCCTGGAGTTAAAAAGGCAAGTTGGTAA
- the rplN gene encoding 50S ribosomal protein L14, which produces MVQQESRCSVADNSGAKEVLVIRVLGGTRKRYASLGDTVVVTVKSALAGGEMKKGTVSRAIVVRTKKENRRQDGSYIRFDDNAVVLLNSANEMRGTRIFGPVARELREKNMKIISLAPEVL; this is translated from the coding sequence ATGGTACAACAAGAATCAAGATGTTCAGTAGCCGATAATAGTGGAGCAAAAGAAGTTTTGGTGATCCGTGTATTAGGCGGAACACGTAAACGATATGCTTCGTTAGGCGACACTGTTGTGGTTACTGTAAAAAGTGCACTTGCCGGAGGCGAGATGAAAAAAGGTACTGTATCACGCGCAATTGTTGTACGTACGAAAAAAGAAAATCGTCGTCAAGACGGTTCTTATATTCGTTTCGACGATAACGCAGTAGTACTTCTTAACAGCGCAAACGAAATGCGGGGAACTCGTATTTTCGGGCCGGTAGCACGTGAATTACGCGAGAAGAATATGAAAATTATTTCACTCGCTCCAGAAGTATTGTAA
- the rplX gene encoding 50S ribosomal protein L24: MQKKLHIKKGDTVVVIAGNSKGQKGRVLEVIRKTDRAIVEGVNMMKKHTKPNAEAPQGGIVEQEAPVHISNLMLVDPKTGEATRIARKLNDDGKLVRISKKSGEEIK, encoded by the coding sequence ATGCAGAAAAAGTTACACATAAAAAAAGGTGACACTGTGGTTGTGATCGCTGGTAACAGTAAAGGCCAAAAAGGTCGTGTACTGGAAGTGATCCGAAAAACCGACAGAGCAATAGTTGAAGGTGTGAACATGATGAAAAAGCATACCAAACCTAACGCGGAAGCGCCACAGGGAGGTATTGTTGAACAGGAAGCACCGGTGCATATTTCCAACCTTATGTTGGTTGATCCTAAAACAGGTGAAGCCACACGTATTGCAAGGAAATTGAATGACGATGGTAAATTAGTTCGTATTTCGAAAAAATCAGGAGAGGAGATAAAGTAA
- the rpsD gene encoding 30S ribosomal protein S4, with amino-acid sequence MARYRGPKSKIARKFGEPIFGPDKVFEHKNYPPGMHGLSSKRRKTSEYGLQLKEKQKAKYTYGVLEKQFRTLFKKASAAKGVTGEVLLQLLECRLDNVVFRMGIAKTRAAARQFVTHKHITVNGNLVNIPSYTVKSGDVIGVREKSKSLEEITGSLQSRRSSQYEWLEWDGEQMAGKFLNRPEREEIPENIKEQLIVELYSK; translated from the coding sequence ATGGCAAGATATAGAGGACCAAAATCTAAAATCGCTCGTAAATTCGGTGAACCAATTTTCGGACCGGATAAAGTGTTCGAACACAAAAATTATCCACCGGGGATGCACGGTTTATCTTCTAAAAGAAGAAAAACTTCGGAATACGGGCTGCAGTTAAAAGAGAAACAAAAGGCAAAATATACCTACGGTGTATTGGAAAAGCAATTCCGCACACTTTTCAAAAAAGCATCAGCTGCTAAAGGTGTTACCGGTGAAGTATTGCTTCAGTTGTTAGAGTGTCGTCTCGACAACGTAGTATTCCGTATGGGAATTGCTAAAACACGTGCCGCGGCACGTCAGTTTGTAACACACAAACATATTACAGTTAACGGAAATTTAGTAAATATTCCATCGTACACGGTTAAATCTGGCGACGTTATTGGTGTTCGCGAGAAATCAAAATCGTTGGAAGAAATTACTGGCTCATTGCAATCTCGCAGAAGCTCACAGTACGAATGGTTAGAATGGGACGGCGAACAAATGGCCGGAAAATTCCTGAACCGTCCGGAACGTGAAGAAATTCCTGAAAACATCAAAGAGCAACTAATCGTAGAGTTGTATTCAAAATAA
- the infA gene encoding translation initiation factor IF-1, which translates to MAKQPSIEQDGTIIEALSNAMFRVELENGHVITGHISGKMRMHYIKILPGDKVKVEMSPYDLTKGRITFRYKN; encoded by the coding sequence ATGGCAAAACAACCATCCATAGAACAAGATGGAACAATTATAGAAGCATTATCGAACGCTATGTTTCGGGTAGAACTGGAAAACGGTCACGTGATCACAGGACATATCTCGGGGAAAATGCGGATGCATTATATTAAAATTTTGCCAGGGGATAAAGTAAAAGTCGAAATGTCTCCTTACGATTTAACTAAAGGTAGAATTACGTTTAGGTATAAAAACTAA
- a CDS encoding DNA-directed RNA polymerase subunit alpha — translation MAILAFQKPDKVIMLESDDKFGQFEFRPLEPGYGITIGNALRRILLSSLEGYAITTVKIEGVDHEFSTIKGVIEDVTDIILNLKQVRFKNEVEDFDSEKVSISISGQEEFTAGDINKFMTGFRVLNPELVICRMESDVKVQMELNISKGRGYVPAVENKPVEEEFGVIPIDSIYTPIKKVKYAVENYRVEQKTDYEKLVLDIATDGSVHPKDALKEAAKILIYHFMLFSDEKITLDTDEKFANEEFDEEVLHMRQLLKTKLVDMDLSVRALNCLKAADVDTLGDLVTYNRNDLLKFRNFGKKSLTELDDLLDNMGLNFGMDISKYKLDKE, via the coding sequence ATGGCAATATTAGCATTCCAAAAGCCTGACAAGGTAATAATGTTAGAATCCGATGACAAGTTCGGACAATTCGAGTTTCGTCCCCTGGAACCGGGATACGGTATTACAATTGGTAATGCACTTCGTCGTATTCTGTTATCGTCGTTGGAAGGCTATGCAATTACAACTGTTAAAATTGAAGGTGTTGACCATGAGTTTTCTACGATTAAAGGAGTTATTGAAGATGTAACTGATATTATCCTTAATCTGAAGCAGGTACGTTTTAAAAACGAGGTGGAAGATTTTGACAGCGAAAAAGTATCTATTTCAATCAGCGGACAAGAAGAATTTACTGCTGGCGACATTAACAAATTTATGACCGGCTTCAGAGTATTGAATCCTGAGTTGGTAATTTGCAGAATGGAGTCGGATGTGAAAGTTCAAATGGAATTAAACATCAGCAAAGGACGTGGTTATGTTCCTGCTGTTGAAAACAAGCCGGTTGAAGAAGAATTTGGTGTAATTCCGATCGACTCGATCTACACACCAATTAAAAAGGTAAAATACGCCGTTGAAAACTATCGTGTTGAGCAAAAAACCGACTACGAAAAATTAGTACTCGATATTGCTACCGATGGTTCGGTTCACCCAAAAGATGCGTTGAAAGAAGCAGCTAAAATTCTGATTTATCACTTCATGCTATTCTCGGATGAAAAGATCACTCTTGACACCGACGAGAAATTTGCAAACGAAGAGTTTGATGAAGAAGTACTGCATATGCGTCAGTTGTTAAAAACTAAACTGGTTGATATGGATCTTTCAGTTCGTGCTTTAAATTGTTTGAAAGCTGCGGACGTAGATACATTGGGAGACCTGGTTACCTACAATAGAAACGACCTGCTGAAATTCAGAAACTTTGGTAAAAAATCGTTAACCGAATTGGATGACCTTTTGGATAACATGGGACTGAATTTTGGAATGGATATTTCCAAGTATAAACTTGATAAGGAGTAA
- the rplF gene encoding 50S ribosomal protein L6 yields the protein MSRIGKLPISIPAGVEVKVNDNVVSVKGPLGELTQQVDPSIDVAVEDATIEVKRNGESKREKSMHGLYRSLIYNMVEGVSKGYEIKMELVGVGYRAEVLPDNVLDLVLGFAHHTYLQLPSEVKVEAVSDKRSTPSVTLKSHDKQLIGQVAAKIRSFRKPEPYKGKGIKFVGEELRRKAGKAAAK from the coding sequence ATGTCAAGAATAGGAAAATTACCCATTTCAATACCAGCAGGAGTAGAAGTAAAAGTTAACGACAATGTTGTTAGCGTAAAAGGACCTCTGGGTGAATTGACTCAGCAAGTTGATCCGTCAATCGATGTTGCAGTAGAAGATGCAACAATCGAAGTTAAAAGAAACGGCGAATCAAAACGCGAAAAGTCAATGCACGGACTGTACCGATCTTTGATCTATAACATGGTGGAAGGCGTATCGAAAGGATACGAAATAAAAATGGAATTAGTTGGTGTAGGTTATCGTGCAGAAGTATTGCCAGATAACGTGCTCGACCTTGTATTAGGTTTTGCTCACCACACTTACCTGCAACTTCCATCAGAAGTAAAAGTAGAGGCTGTATCTGATAAACGTAGTACTCCAAGTGTGACTCTAAAAAGTCACGACAAACAATTAATTGGTCAGGTGGCCGCGAAAATCAGATCATTCCGTAAACCTGAACCTTACAAAGGAAAAGGTATTAAGTTTGTTGGCGAAGAATTGAGGCGTAAAGCTGGTAAAGCCGCTGCAAAATAA
- the rpmJ gene encoding 50S ribosomal protein L36 — protein sequence MKTRVSVKKRSEDCKIIRRKGRLYVINKKNPKFKQRQG from the coding sequence ATGAAAACTCGTGTTTCAGTTAAAAAACGTAGCGAAGACTGCAAAATCATCCGCAGAAAAGGACGTTTGTATGTGATTAATAAAAAGAACCCTAAGTTTAAACAACGTCAGGGGTAA